Proteins encoded together in one Pongo pygmaeus isolate AG05252 chromosome Y, NHGRI_mPonPyg2-v2.0_pri, whole genome shotgun sequence window:
- the LOC129025964 gene encoding heat shock transcription factor, Y-linked isoform 1 (isoform 1 is encoded by transcript variant 1), with amino-acid sequence MAHVSSETQDVSPKDELTGSEASTSSPVCEHTFPGDSDLRSMIEENAFQVLSQGSLLKRPRYTVCVSEPDKDDDFLSLNFPRKLWKIVESDQFKSISWAENGTCIVINEELFKKEILGKKAPYRIFQTDTIKSFLRQLNLYGFSKIQQNFQRSASLATFLAEEKESSVLSKLKFYYNPNFKRGYPQLLVRVKRRIGVKNTSPISTLFNEDFNKKHFRAGANMENHNSALAAEATEESLFSASKNLNMPLTRESSVRQIIANSSVPIRSGFPPPSPSTSVGPSEQIATDQHAILNQLTTIHMHSHSTYSTYMQARGHTVNFITTTTSQYHIISPLKNGYFGLVVEPSAVPTQYPVVPVNQAPYCNMLPAGNPWLQMPTIADRSAAARSRPALQPSPLDKYHPNYN; translated from the exons atggcacATGTTTCTTCAGAAACTCAAGATGTTTCTCCCAAAGATGAATTAACTGGTTCAGAAGCCTCCACTAGTTCTCCAGTGTGTGAACACACCTTCCCTGGGGACTCAGACTTACGGTCAATGATTGAAGAAAATGCTTTTCAGGTTTTGTCACAAGGATCCTTGTTAAAAAGGCCACGTTACACAGTTTGTGTCTCTGAGCCAGATAAAGatgatgattttctttctctgaacttTCCCAggaaactttggaaaatagttgaaAGTGACCAATTCAAGTCTATTTCATGGGCTGAGAATGGAACTTGCATAGTGATTAATGAAGAGCttttcaagaaagaaattttggGAAAAAAGGCTCCTTACAGAATATTTCAAACTGATACTATCAAAAGTTTTCTTCGACAGCTCAACCTTTATGGATTTAGTAAAATTCAACAGAATTTTCAGAGATCTGCCTCTCTAGCCACCTTTCTGGCAGAAGAGAAAGAATCCTCTGTCTTAAGCAAG ttAAAGTTCTACTATAATCCAAATTTCAAGCGTGGCTATCCCCAACTTTTAGTAAGAGTGAAGAGAAGAATTGGTGTTAAAAATACTTCACCTATATCTACTTTATTTAATGAAGATTTCAACAAGAAGCATTTTAGAGCAGGGGCTAACATGGAGAATCATAATTCTGCCTTAGCTGCTGAAGCTACTGAAGAAAGTTTATTTTCAGCctctaaaaatttaaatatgcctCTAACCAGGGAATCTTCTGTCAGACAGATAATTGCAAATTCATCTGTCCCAATTAGAAGTGGTTtccctcctccttcaccttcaaCCTCAGTTGGACCATCAGAACAAATTGCAACAGATCAACATGCTATTTTAAATCAGTTGACCACTATTCATATGCACTCTCATAGCACCTACAGCACCTACATGCAAGCAAGGGGCCACACTGTGAATTTTATTACAACCACAACTTCTCAATATCACATCATATCTCCCTTAAAAAATGGTTATTTTGGGCTGGTAGTGGAACCATCTGCTGTTCCCACACAATATCCTGTGGTACCAGTCAATCAGGCTCCATATTGTAACATGCTACCAGCAGGCAACCCGTGGTTGCAAATGCCTACGATAGCTGATAGATCAGCTGCCGCTCGTTCCAGGCCAGCTCTTCAACCATCACCACTGGACAAATATCACCCTAATTACAACTGA
- the LOC129025964 gene encoding heat shock transcription factor, Y-linked isoform 4 (isoform 4 is encoded by transcript variant 4): MENHNSALAAEATEESLFSASKNLNMPLTRESSVRQIIANSSVPIRSGFPPPSPSTSVGPSEQIATDQHAILNQLTTIHMHSHSTYSTYMQARGHTVNFITTTTSQYHIISPLKNGYFGLVVEPSAVPTQYPVVPVNQAPYCNMLPAGNPWLQMPTIADRSAAARSRPALQPSPLDKYHPNYN, translated from the coding sequence ATGGAGAATCATAATTCTGCCTTAGCTGCTGAAGCTACTGAAGAAAGTTTATTTTCAGCctctaaaaatttaaatatgcctCTAACCAGGGAATCTTCTGTCAGACAGATAATTGCAAATTCATCTGTCCCAATTAGAAGTGGTTtccctcctccttcaccttcaaCCTCAGTTGGACCATCAGAACAAATTGCAACAGATCAACATGCTATTTTAAATCAGTTGACCACTATTCATATGCACTCTCATAGCACCTACAGCACCTACATGCAAGCAAGGGGCCACACTGTGAATTTTATTACAACCACAACTTCTCAATATCACATCATATCTCCCTTAAAAAATGGTTATTTTGGGCTGGTAGTGGAACCATCTGCTGTTCCCACACAATATCCTGTGGTACCAGTCAATCAGGCTCCATATTGTAACATGCTACCAGCAGGCAACCCGTGGTTGCAAATGCCTACGATAGCTGATAGATCAGCTGCCGCTCGTTCCAGGCCAGCTCTTCAACCATCACCACTGGACAAATATCACCCTAATTACAACTGA
- the LOC129025964 gene encoding heat shock transcription factor, Y-linked isoform 3 (isoform 3 is encoded by transcript variant 3), with the protein MLFRKLWKIVESDQFKSISWAENGTCIVINEELFKKEILGKKAPYRIFQTDTIKSFLRQLNLYGFSKIQQNFQRSASLATFLAEEKESSVLSKGIFCQTDNCKFICPN; encoded by the exons ATGCTTTTCAG gaaactttggaaaatagttgaaAGTGACCAATTCAAGTCTATTTCATGGGCTGAGAATGGAACTTGCATAGTGATTAATGAAGAGCttttcaagaaagaaattttggGAAAAAAGGCTCCTTACAGAATATTTCAAACTGATACTATCAAAAGTTTTCTTCGACAGCTCAACCTTTATGGATTTAGTAAAATTCAACAGAATTTTCAGAGATCTGCCTCTCTAGCCACCTTTCTGGCAGAAGAGAAAGAATCCTCTGTCTTAAGCAAG GGAATCTTCTGTCAGACAGATAATTGCAAATTCATCTGTCCCAATTAG
- the LOC129025964 gene encoding heat shock transcription factor, Y-linked isoform 2 (isoform 2 is encoded by transcript variant 2), translated as MLFRKLWKIVESDQFKSISWAENGTCIVINEELFKKEILGKKAPYRIFQTDTIKSFLRQLNLYGFSKIQQNFQRSASLATFLAEEKESSVLSKLKFYYNPNFKRGYPQLLVRVKRRIGVKNTSPISTLFNEDFNKKHFRAGANMENHNSALAAEATEESLFSASKNLNMPLTRESSVRQIIANSSVPIRSGFPPPSPSTSVGPSEQIATDQHAILNQLTTIHMHSHSTYSTYMQARGHTVNFITTTTSQYHIISPLKNGYFGLVVEPSAVPTQYPVVPVNQAPYCNMLPAGNPWLQMPTIADRSAAARSRPALQPSPLDKYHPNYN; from the exons ATGCTTTTCAG gaaactttggaaaatagttgaaAGTGACCAATTCAAGTCTATTTCATGGGCTGAGAATGGAACTTGCATAGTGATTAATGAAGAGCttttcaagaaagaaattttggGAAAAAAGGCTCCTTACAGAATATTTCAAACTGATACTATCAAAAGTTTTCTTCGACAGCTCAACCTTTATGGATTTAGTAAAATTCAACAGAATTTTCAGAGATCTGCCTCTCTAGCCACCTTTCTGGCAGAAGAGAAAGAATCCTCTGTCTTAAGCAAG ttAAAGTTCTACTATAATCCAAATTTCAAGCGTGGCTATCCCCAACTTTTAGTAAGAGTGAAGAGAAGAATTGGTGTTAAAAATACTTCACCTATATCTACTTTATTTAATGAAGATTTCAACAAGAAGCATTTTAGAGCAGGGGCTAACATGGAGAATCATAATTCTGCCTTAGCTGCTGAAGCTACTGAAGAAAGTTTATTTTCAGCctctaaaaatttaaatatgcctCTAACCAGGGAATCTTCTGTCAGACAGATAATTGCAAATTCATCTGTCCCAATTAGAAGTGGTTtccctcctccttcaccttcaaCCTCAGTTGGACCATCAGAACAAATTGCAACAGATCAACATGCTATTTTAAATCAGTTGACCACTATTCATATGCACTCTCATAGCACCTACAGCACCTACATGCAAGCAAGGGGCCACACTGTGAATTTTATTACAACCACAACTTCTCAATATCACATCATATCTCCCTTAAAAAATGGTTATTTTGGGCTGGTAGTGGAACCATCTGCTGTTCCCACACAATATCCTGTGGTACCAGTCAATCAGGCTCCATATTGTAACATGCTACCAGCAGGCAACCCGTGGTTGCAAATGCCTACGATAGCTGATAGATCAGCTGCCGCTCGTTCCAGGCCAGCTCTTCAACCATCACCACTGGACAAATATCACCCTAATTACAACTGA